The stretch of DNA ttgtgatgtccacttcCACATCTGGGTTGGACACCTGATTGGCCAATCCGTTGCCCATAACAACAGACTCGTACCTAGGGAAGAAGGGTGTGAGTGAATGGGGAGATCCTACACGACACACTAATTAGTTCTGCAGCAACCTTACTTTATGCCTTTAGAGTGGCTCCATCCCTACatgccctagtcaaaagtagtgcactaaatagggaatagcgTCCCATTTAGGACGCACACAATGTTATTGGTGTCTGTGTCAAGGGAGTGACCTGAGAAAACCTGCCAAACTAACCTGCTCTTTGCTGTTCCATTCCAACAGTCATCTCCAGACGTGATTCTCTCTCCAACACACACGGTCTCTGGCAGCGTGGACCAGAACTTCTTAGCATGCTTCAGCTTCTTCTTCACATCCGTCGTCTGGGTAGGAGGAAGCAGGCAAAGAGAGATGATCACACATTTATACTAAGTCCATTTGAAATACTTTGGACTTCTGCTTCTCACGTAAAAACTCGTTTTGAGGTTGCTGGTTGGGCCCGATGTCTGACTAAGACTTACCAGTCTGTCCAGGCTGGTGCCAGCAGCTGTGGTGGGCCGTGCATCGGGGCTGTAGGGACGGAAGCGACCGGTGAATCCTGTCTCCTTGACTGAGCGACGGGACCGGAAGCCTTTACCTGGCTGAGGCTGACCACACCCCTGAAACacctggagaggtggagagaagagtGAGCGGCATGTACAGAGACAGACGGGTGGGGCaaccagacagacaaacaggcggATGGGCAAGCGGGCGGTCAACCAGATGGGCTACAGGACGGATGGGTGGGCTAGCAGACGGAGACGGGAGGGctgccagacagagagacaggggaatgcAGAAAAAAAACTGTCACAGACAGGAAGTGACTCACCTTCTGTGACACCTGCATGCTGTTTTCTTGCATGTTCATGATGGCCTCAGAGATCTTGACGTCAATGGGATCCATGACAGACTCGAAGTTGAAGGGCCCCTCCAACCTCTCAGCCAGACTCAACATGGCATCTGAGAATAAGACAACTCAGTTACAATGAAAACAACCACACCCTAAGTAAATACTTCTGGGAATTAAATAAGCACTATAATCTTTGAGGCCTAGATTCTTTCGGCCATTTTCACTATGGGGCGATTTGGCCTGTTTCTACCAGCAGGGGGAAGCACACAGCAGTGTCAGTGTTTTGAGCCTAAGAGGACTTAACAAGGCCCAGTAAAGCTGCCACACAGAGAGGGGGTAGCAGGCACCAGAGGCACCCCAGTGGGGGACCGCGTGGCAGAAGACTAACACAGCATAGTGAGCTGTTCCTTGTTGGATATGGAAGCCCTTACCCAGGAAGTTGTTCCACTCGGTGTCGAGATCAGCCTGGTTGGCCAGACAGCCACGCATCACATTGAGACAGAAGTTCTGACAAGGCTTGAGGGCAATCTGGCCAGAACAGTAGGGACAGTACATCATCTTCATGGCTGCCCGCACACAGCTAGGGGACGCATTGAcctgagggaggaggaaagagggagtaaggagtttGTACTCTTATGCATTGGTCACTAAGTTAAATGAGGTGAATGAACTGATCCTTATCTTAAACCAACAGGCAGGACACTAAGACTATATACACAACATAACAAATTATCACTCAAATCCCACAATGTGATTTATAGTGAAAGTCCAATGTGCAGTATCTTATCATTAATGAGTCActtccaaaactgccataaacctctcatgtcctctcttcacacacacacacacctgtcaacaAAACAGTACCATTATGAAATCTTCAACTCCCATTCAGACAGTGTCCCAAATGCCATCTGCTTTCCACAGAGGTTAGAAAACACAGGAGGGTGAGGAAGAAATGTTCAGGTGAACTCCCCACACCTGGTCAAACATTACAGGTTGTTATTCTGGGAACCAGATATGGGAATGTTTGTCTATTTAGGTGTTTAAACCAGCTGTTCAGTGCATGAGAACACTGGACCAAGGCTACAAATAACCACAGCCAGACCAAATCTCTCTACACAGGAGGCTTTAAGGGCACTTCATGCAACTTCTCAACATCCTCCCTGGTTCCTTCGTGACACAACCAACATATCCCATCACAGAGATGCTATAATGCAACTAATACACAGGGCCTTCAGAGAGTCTTCATACACATTACACATTCAGTTGATttacagcctaaattcaaaatggataacAGATTTttcctctcacccatctacaacctatataccataatgacaaagtgaaacattTTAGACAATTTAgccaatttattgaaaatgaaattgtGAAATCTAAGTATCACACCCAATTGATtagtttgtagaagcacctttggcagggattacacctgtgagtctttctaggtaagactaagagctttgcacacatggATTATACAATATTTGTACATTTGTATATTACCAtttcaaattcttcaagctctgtcaagttggttgttgatcattgctagaaaaccATTTTCaattcttgccatagattttgaagccaatatgtcaaaactgtaactagccactcaggaacattccatgtcatcttggtaagcaactcctgtgtatatatggccttgtattttaggttattgtcctgctgaaaggtgaattcatctccagtgtctgttggaaagcagacaaccaagTTTCCCGATAGGATTTTCTGTGCTTTGCTCCATTCGGTTTCTTTTTATCCcaaaaaaaaaactccctagtacttgccgatgacaagcatacccataacatgatgtagccaccactatgcttgaaaatatgaagcatGGTACtgagtgatgtgttggattttccccaaacataacgctttgtattcaggacagaaagttcctttctttgccacatttgagGTTTAACTTAAGTGCCTTATTGTAAACAGGATaatggggtagtgtgtagatcagtgatacAAAATCTCAATGCAATGCATTTTAAATTCCGGCTGTAaccacaacattttgaaaaagtaaaggggtgtgaatactttctgaaagcactgtatatgtAATCCTACACATTAACATCCCTCTTACCATGGAAACCTTGTTGACCACCTCGGGCATGAGCGCCAGGCCGCGGGTAAAGGTGCGCGCCGCCACGAAGGCCCGTGTCAGCTGGAGGCGGAGCTTGCGTGGCACGTCGCCAAACGGTTTTAGCTGCTCGGTGTGTCGGCTGACGCACTCCATGTAGGCGTCGCTGAACTCGTACTGGACGTTGACCAATCGGAACATCCTCTCCAGGAGGTCTTCCCAGAAGTCAGACAGCATGGAGTCCAGGTTGACCACGCCGCTGCCTGACACGTAGTAGCGCTTCAGCTCCTGGAAGAAGTGCTTGAATAGCTCGGCGTTCTGCACATACATCTTGCCGTATGTGCGCACGAACATGTCGTTGAGCGAGCGCTCCGCATTGTCCAGTAACTCCCGGAAGAACtctgcagacagaaaagagaggatGTAAGTATGACAATAGCGCATACCTAAGACTTTGAATATCAACATCACACAGTTTTGTAATGATAGGCTATATTTGTGAACCTAATGGAATATATTAACAGAGGTTATTATGAGGTGATATGATATTGAAGAAATGTCGTTTGTGACATTCTCAGCGTGATCGATAATGGCTTTGTAAATCTTCCAGAACATGTGCCTGGGAAGGGGGTGCAGATTTTAATCAACCCTCATCTTAATACCATATTTACTCTGCCAGAGGTTGAAACTATGTATTCTATTTATATCTGTGCatctaaaaacaaacatacagttgaagtaggaagtttacatacaccttagccaaatacatttaaactcagtttctcacaattactgacatttaatcccagtaaaaattccgtcttaggtcagttaaaataaagtggtgatcctaagaatgtgaaatgtcagaataatagtagcgagaatgtttcatttcagcttttatttctttcatcatattcccagtgggtcagatgtttacatacactcagtatttggtagtattgcctttaaaaatggtttaacttgggtcaaacatttcgggtagcattccacaagcttcccacaataatttgggtgaattttggcccattcctcctgacagagctggtgtaactgagtcaggtttgtaggcctccttgcccacacacgctttttcagttctgccgacaaatgttctataggatcgaggtcagggctttgtgatggccacttcaataccttgactttgttgtccttaagccattttgccacaacattggacgtatgcttggggtcattgtccatttggaagacccatttacaaccaagctttaacttcttgactgatgccttgagatgttgcttcaatatatccacatagttttcctccccatgatgccatctattttgtgaggtgcaccagtccctcctgcagcaaagcacacccacaacaagtggcttcttccttgctgagcagcctttcaggttgtgtcgatataggactcgttttactgtggatatcgatacttttgtacccgtttcctccagcatctgcacaaggtcctttgctgttgttctgggattgatttgcacttttcgcaccaaagtacattaatctctaggagaaagaaagagtcttcttcctgagcagtatgacggctgcgtggtcccatggtgtttatacttgattactattgtttgtacagatgaacgtggtaccttcaggcgtttggaaattgctccccagGATGGAcccgacttgtggaggtctacaattttttttctgaggtcttggctgatttcttttgatttttccatgatgtcaagcaaagaggcactgagtttgaaggtgtgccttgaaatacatccacaggtacacctccaaatgactcaaattatgttaattagcctaccagaagcttctgaagccatgacatctttttctggaattttccaagctgtttaaaggcacagttaacttagtgtatgtaaacttctgacccactggaattgtgataatgaattgtaagtgaaataatatgtctgtaaacaattgttggaaaaattacttagaTGCCctaaccaacttgacaaaactctagtttgttaacaaggaatttgtggagtggttgaaaaactagttaatgactccaacctaagtaagtaaactcccgacttcaactgtaaatcctAGTTCTCCGCATtttatttttgattttttttttacaatattgcCTTTCGCGAACTAACACTCAACCTTGACCATTTGTAATTTTTTTCTACTAGCACCGACTTTGCTGATAGCATATTTTTCCTCAAATTAGCTATGACTGAGATGTGGTTGTCGCACCTAGctgtcttaagatgaatgcacaaactaagtccctctggataagagtgtctgctaaattacaaatgTAAATAGACTGAATATTTTAGAGCTAGATCAAAATAAAGAATgtaatttcctacaattctatgCATTTTACCATGGCTAACGCTGTGTTCCTCTGCTCAAACATTTTACCATGGCTAACGCTGTGTTCCTCTGCTCAAACATTTTACCATGGCTAACGCTGTGTTCCTCTGCTCAAACATTTTACCATGGCTAACGCTGTGTTCCTCTGCTCAAACATTTTACCATGGCTAACACTGTGTTCCTCTGCTCAAACATTTTACCAAAATCAAACGGGCATTTGCCTTGAATGGCCGCTAACCCCAGTCCTATTGTACATTTGCCTTGAATGGCCGCTAACCCCAGTCCTATTGTACATTTGCCTTGAATGGCCGCTAACCCCAGTCCTATTGTACATTTGCCTTGAATGGCCGCTAACCCCAGTCCTATTGTACATTTGCCCTGAATGGCCGCTAACCCCAGTCCTATTGTACATTTGCCTTGAATGGCCGCTAACCCCAGTCCTATTGTACATTTGCCTTGAATGGCCGCTAACCCCAGTGCTATTGTACATTTGCCTTGAATGGCCGCTAACCCCAGTACTATTGTACATTTACCTTGAATGGCCGCTAACCCCAGTGCTATTGTACATTTCCACAACCAGATTGAACGTCTCCTCAATAATGTTTTTGGCAGTGTGTCTGTGACCGTCATTAGAATGGTACTCCAGAGAGACAGATTTAGGTCTGCACAGCACTCCCAGAATGCACAGCTCCGGGCTATAGAAACCCTGActtgcgtccaaaatggcaccctattccctatacattgttatttagcagacgctcttatccagagcaacttagttTGAGAATCTATCATAAGGCAGCGGGGTGAGACCACCACATCTCAAGTCATAGCTACTTAATTGAGGGAAAAAAATGTACGtactatcagcaaagtcagaggtAGAAAGGGGGAAAGTCAAGTGCTAGTTCACAAAAGGCAAAAAAAGGTTATATAGTAcgcttttgaccaaggcccatagtgcactatatagggaatatggttccatttgggaccAGTCCTCCTGTAGCTGCCAATAGGGTTGAAAATCAGAGGGGTTATGATCAAAACAGATGGATGTTTATTTCATTTGACATTGTCCTGTCAGTACTGGTTTCCCTTCACAGCAGTGTCCTAACAGCAGGAATAGCACAGTGTCCCAACAGCAGGAATAGCACAGTGTCCCAACAGCAGGAATAGCACAAAATCCCTCAGAAAAAAACACTATGGGAATGGTTGTATGGGAAGAGAAACGGTtggaaagggaggaagagaaagaaaagagTGAGGGGGGATGAGAGGTGGAGTTAGAGTTTcttagtgggagagagagagagagtgagaaagaacaAGGCTGAATATGGGAGAGGTGGTTGCCTGGTTCCTGTAAATCCACTGCCATTCAACAGAAACGTCTCTCCACATCAAGCTGCTTCAGACTGACCACCAATGGCATTTTTCTGTTGTCACATTCCATTCGTTTTCCTTTCTCCCTGCTCCTCTTGGTCTGTCCTTCAGAGGAATTTTCAATAGGATTACTGCTCCCCCTTCATCCCTTTCCATATAGGgacctgtccctcctctctcgctctctccctccaatGCTTTCAGTTGGTCAGTTCCTTCAGAAGGCTCTCTTCAGTAGAGACGGGGAACAATGACCTACTTCATCCTAAGGAATGTCCatcacccccaccccccaaataATCCAGCACCCCTCTcccacaaaccccccccccccccccccccccgctaccGCCACTTTCTTAATCTGAACAAAATGAGAATTCCAGACTCACTGCAAAATGCTTCACCTCTCTCTCATGCGCAGCACCATACACcccccttcacccctctctcatgcgcggcacccccccccccccccacctcatctCTTTCTCCTTGTACACACAGCTTCGGTTCCGCTGTAGTTTCTGTGTGCCCTCTGCCCGGCTTTGAAATGTAAAGTTCCCATGCTCTCTCTGAGGGAGTCACCAAATGCTCCTGAATTCGGgcaccaggacacacacacacacacacacacactgcaagtgCGGCGCTGTCACTTCCACTTCAGACTGACAATCTAAAAAGAAAAATGAagtgggggaggggtgggggcggCTTGGGGAGGGTTAAGTTGAGGGCTTTTTTAACTCCAAATCCCCACTGTGTCACCAAGGATACCGGAAACACTGCAGTACTTCCATTCACGTCCCCCACACACAAAGACAGGGGAGAGGGCACCAAACTCCACGCTCCATTGACAGAGATTAAAACAAAAGGTCCTTctaccccccaccaccccccactcCGGAATGTCAGTTGCCACAAGTTTAAAGTCAGTGAAAGGAGAcatgagggaggggaggagggagggcaggCCCCATCATCCTGCCTATGCAGACATACTAATGAACCACCACTTCCCACCCAAAAGATCTGTGCTGGCAACGATGTACAGGGGGTCAGTAACAAGGTAGCACAAAACACACTTCTAGTTGTAACTTCTAGTTGTTTTTAAATGTTGTTTAAAGTTGAGCGGGTTTCTCTGGCTGAAGCAATGGCATCTAGTATGAAACCAGCATTACAGTGGCATCTTGATTTATCATTAAAAACGGTTTATGACGTACAGCCGTCGGCCAACAGCTAGGCCGTGGAGCAGCACACACTCCCTTAAGGGTTTTCCTGAAGAAAAATGTGCTTACCACTCAACCATTGGTTAAGGAAAATGTAGGTGAAAGGTTAGAGGAAAAGGATCATGGTGTGTAGGGAAACACTAAGGACATGAGGCAGTATAGCCGCTTAacctgtgtgtgttcgtgtgaggAGTCCGAATGTAGATCCTGACAGCAAGAATCTTGTTAGAGAAAAAGAGAGCCTGGAAGAATCTCTTCTCCCGCCCCCGAAGTAtgaagcactgatgttgggcccAATCCATCACCCCAAGAGAGGAGCCGATCAACCTCCCTAgcactcctccctcccctttcctcccatAAGGAGAATTGGacgtccctcctcctccccctatcctCACAGTAATTGCTCCCTTTTCTTGTGGGGTTCCACCCCTCCTGCTGTTAGGACTGCAGTGGTGGAGATGTATGGGTCTTGATGCGTGTGTGTCCTGGGGCAGAAGGGCTTAATCCCAGACATAGCTAGCTcccccagacagacagggacaaacACAAACCCCAGGTCAGAGGGAGATAAGAGAGCATAAACTATTTCTGGCCCGTACTTAATTGGCCATGACTCCTAACTCCAGGCACATGATGAGGACTCTGCTCTACCacttcctgtgtgtctgtgtttgtctccaGCTCCAGATGAACCATTagccaccatcatcattaccatctcCAGCCACTAAATACAACGAGCCGCAGGCACGTTTCCTGTGGCAGACACGTCCGTAGGAAATGGCTGCTTCTGGACGTCTCAATGTGAGAATTGGGGTGTAATCACTAATCCAAACACTTGCAAAACGGAACAACTAAATTCAGGTACTGTAAAACTTCAATAAAAACGCTGAGTCTCAGCGCCTGTCCCTTATAATAGCCGGGCAATGGCACACAATTCAGAAAATAAACGTCTGTTTCAAATAAACAATGGGTGGAAATGAATTGATTACGAGGTTAAAATGAATTACCAGAGACGTAACCAAGTCAAAGTCCTAAGCAAGTCTGAATCTTCGAGTCAAGTCAAGTAATAATGGGCAAGTGTCAAGTAAAGTCCCAAGTTCCACAGCTCAGGGTGAATCAAGCCACAAATCCCTTATCTAGGGTTTCAAGTACTCATGTCAGTTAAGTGTCTAATGCCAATTTTATTGCAACtgaaatgcatcagtgattttgGACCCACATGTTTTACAAATGGCATACCTTTCCCCAACTACCAGTCTTTGAAACCGAATGCTAGGATTTTTGGGACCGATTATGCCCTGATGCAGAGCTGGCaccacaggtcccagagtggttGGCAAATTGTTTTCAATGGGGCCCGGAGCATTTACTAATCTGGTAACCTACCCAGGTATACATCAGGACCCTATAGGATCTGACAGTGAATCATTAGTAGTTGTAAAAAAGGTATGTATATTAGCATGGGACCAGatttacatttgaatcatttagcagatgctcttatccagagctacttgcaggagcaattaggattaagtgcaTTGCTCACGGGAACACCAATAgatggttcgaatccctgagtcGACATGGTGAACAattgacctttcggttactggccaaacgctcttaaccactaggctacccgccggcTAGGTACACAGATGTTTTCTAAACTGGCCCTAGGGAGGTTtgaaaaccctgtcaaactgGAGCAACCTTGTACGTTTTAATAGGAATTAATTAAAAACTAGATTTTACACAAACAACCACTGCAATTGGACAATAGAACTCACAGTGCTGAGAATACAATGCAAACCTGCATAAAGCAGAGGCCAATGCAACTGCAATTAAAAATCATGTATATTTATGTCATCAGTATTATGTAGGTGAAAGATGAGTGACTGTACATCTGACTGATCACCTCATTCAGGGCAACTCAATACAGCATATGCAATGTGGATTCAGAACTAACCATTCTACCAAAACAGCCAATTGCTATTTTCTAGAACAAATTAAATCTAAACTAGACATATTGGTGAAGTCAGTGCAATCTTTTTGAATCTTAAAAATACCTTTGATACTGTGAATCATGAAGTTCTCCTATCCAAACTATCCTCCCTTAATGTGTCCACTGAAGTCATTAGTTGGATGTATTCCTATCTGGCAAACAGAAGCAAAATGGTTCAGTAGGACTCTCATTACTGTAAAATTGGCGTCCCACAAGGGTCAATATTACACACCCTTCTgtttatctacagttgaagtcagaagtttacatacaacttagcatTATACATTTGTACTGTTTttctcaattcctgacatttaatacgagtacaaatcccctgtcttaggatcaccactattgtaagaatgtgaaatgtcagaataatagtagagagttaattatttcagcttttagctcccacattcccagtgggtcagaggtttacatacactcaattagtatttggtagcattgcttttacattgtttaacctgggtcaaatgtttcaggtatccttccacaagcttcccacaataaattgggtgaattttgaattcctcctgacagagctggtgtaactgagtcaggtttgtaggcctccttgctcgcacacgcttattcagttctgccgacaaatgttctataggattgaggtcagggctttgtgatggccactccattacctggactttgttgtccttaagccattttgccataacatagaaagtattcttggggtcattgtccattttgaagacccatttacaaccaagctttaacttcttaaggtatagggggcagcattttcacttttggataaatagcgtgcccaatttcaacttcctgctactcatgccaagaatataagatatgcatattattagtagatttggatagaacacactgaagtgtctaaaactgtttgaatcatgtctgtgagtataacagaacttatgtagcaggcaaaaccctaaggactaaccgttcagaatttCTTTTTTTTAGGTATCTGTCCAGTGATTTCTCATTGGGAAATtatatttcttaggcacttgttttcagttcctaccacttccactggatgtcaccagtctttggaatttggttgaggttattcctttgtgcaatgaagtaCAGCCATCTAGGaaatgggtaacactgttgagagttgcgcaagactcgaaaagtagcgttggtttgttgtcttcctgtattgaacacagatagaccagtcttcaatttgatcgattattaacgtttaaaaatacctaaagttgtatgacaaaagtagtttgacattttttggcaaagtttacaggcaacctttgagatattttgtagtgacgctGCGCAATTTGGAAGcattttttttctggatcaaacatgccaaataaatggacattttggatatatatggacggaattaatcgaacaaaaggatcaACTGCGATGTTTATGGTACATATTGGAGTTCCaaaaaaaagaagcttgtcaaaaggtaaggcatgttttatattttattcctgcgttttgtgtagcgcctgcagggttgaaatatgctactctttgtttactattgtgctgtcatcagataatagcttcttatgctttcgccgaaaagcttcttttttaaaatctgatatgttggctggattcacaacgactgtagctttaattgagtatcttacatgtgtgatttaatgaaagtttgatttttatatcattttatttgaatttaccgcgctgcattttccctggcttttggccaagtgggatgcaagcgtcccctataacataagttaacttcctgactgatgtcttgagacgtagcttcaatatatccacaattccccttcctcatgatgctatccattttgtgaagtgcaccagtcccatctgcagcaaagcaccgccaaAACGTGCTGCtgcaacccccgtgcttcacggttgggatggtgttcttcggcttgcaagaatccccctttctcctccaaacataatgatggtcattatggccaaacagtgtttttgtttcatcagaccagaggacgtttctacaaaaagtaccatctttgtccccatgtgcagttgcaaaccatagtcttgctttttcatggcggttttggagcagtggcttcttccttgctgagcagcctttcaggttatgtcgattttggactcgttttactgtgggtatagatacttttgtacccgtttcctccagcatcttcacaagtttttttgctgttgttctgggattgatttgcacttttcgcaccaaagtatgttcaacTCAGGGAGACAGaacttgtctccttcctgagcggtatgacatctgcgtggtcccatggtgtttatacttgtgtactattgtacACTATTGTACTATTactaacgtggtaccttcaggcatttggaaattgctctcaaggatgaaccagacttctggaggtctccaattt from Oncorhynchus kisutch isolate 150728-3 linkage group LG15, Okis_V2, whole genome shotgun sequence encodes:
- the gpc4 gene encoding glypican-4, which codes for MKTMLLFSTVYTFAVLFVSTKAEPKSTSCNEVRAAYRSKGFNSNDVPNKGIHGTHLKVCPQEYSCCTLEMEEKLSQQSHSDLKAPVSQLSTNLQSTFKQRHSHFDQFFRELLDNAERSLNDMFVRTYGKMYVQNAELFKHFFQELKRYYVSGSGVVNLDSMLSDFWEDLLERMFRLVNVQYEFSDAYMECVSRHTEQLKPFGDVPRKLRLQLTRAFVAARTFTRGLALMPEVVNKVSMVNASPSCVRAAMKMMYCPYCSGQIALKPCQNFCLNVMRGCLANQADLDTEWNNFLDAMLSLAERLEGPFNFESVMDPIDVKISEAIMNMQENSMQVSQKVFQGCGQPQPGKGFRSRRSVKETGFTGRFRPYSPDARPTTAAGTSLDRLTTDVKKKLKHAKKFWSTLPETVCVGERITSGDDCWNGTAKSRYESVVMGNGLANQVSNPDVEVDITKPDLVIRSQIAVLKEMTSWLKAAHSGNDISSDQDEDGSGGEESGSGCDSPSCEVDRDIYFSTTATPIKPRVVKVVHQDTSGGVRVAHGSMVLALSALVLALLAPHWR